In Phycisphaerae bacterium, the genomic stretch CACAAACAGGACGGACCGGCCGTCAGGGGAGAATGCCACGCCTCTGACCGGCCCGGTTTGTGTGAAGGCCGGTCGATCCTCCTCACCAGTCTCGACGTGCCAGAGCCTGGCGCTTCTGTCTTCACCGCCGGAGAGGATGTACTTGCCATCAGGCGAGACCGCCAGGCAATGCACCGCCCCGGCGTGTCCGATGAACGTCCGGATCTCCCGGCCGGTGCGAACATCCCAGAGCTTGACCGTCCCGTCCTCCGAAGCGGAACAAGCGTGGACACCGTCCGGCATCCAGGCGACGGCCATGAGGCCATCCAGATGACCGCTGAGCGTCTGGATAGGTGCGTCGTAGTCCCGAAAGGAACGGTACAGCCCCACCTCGGAAGGAAGGGGCGAAAGGCCGAGTCCGGTCAGGGCATCGCGAGCCCGTCGAAAGGCGGCGCGGGACGCCTGGCCTTGACCGGCGAGATGCAGGGCGGTGCCTTCTTCCAGTGCGCCGTCGGCATAGGCCGATTGGGCGGTGCGTTCGCGGTCCTGAGCGAGGGCCCGCTCCTTGGCCACCTGGCCCAACAGGATCAGCGCGATGAGCAGGCCGGTGGCCAACATCAGGACGAATCCCGCCGCCACGGCCACTGGCAACCTGTATCGCCGCAGGTACTTCCGCAGGATGTAGAGCGGGCGGTCGCGCTTGGCTTCGATGATCTCCCCGCCCAGATAATGCCCGATGTCGCGGGCGAGTTCCCCGGCCGTCTGATAGCGCCGCTCGCGCTCTTTGGACAGGCACTTGAGTACGATCGTATCGACCTCGTCATCGATCTCGTGGCGAATGCTGCTCGGCTTGGCCGGCTCAACGTTGACGATATCGTGCAGGAGTTCCAGGATGCTGCCGACAGGGCGATACGGAGACTGGCCGGTGAGCATCTGGAACAGAATCACGCCCAGGGAGTAGACGTCGGTTCGGAGATCGATCTTCGCAGGCACCGCCTCGGCCTGTTCGGGCGCAGCCCAGGGCAGGCTGCCCATGAACTGGCCGGTTTCTGTCATGACCGAGGCCTCCATCCCGATGGCGACCTTGGCCAGACCGAAGTCGAGGATGTGTGGCCCGCCTTCGTGGTCGATGAGGATATTGCCGGGTTTCAGATCCCGATGGATGATCCCGCGGAGGTGGGCGGCGTTCACCGCTTCGCAGATTCGGGCGAAGAGATGGAGGATCTCGCGGATGGTCCGCAGCCTGGCCCTGGTCCACTCAGCCAGCGATTGCCCGGAAATGTAGTCCATGACAAAGTAGTGACTACCGGAGGCGACGCCGCTGTCATGGATATTCACGATGTGCGGGTGGTTGAGCTGCCCCAGAACCTCGACTTCCCTCTCGAACCGGGCCGTCTCCCGTTTGCTAGCGAAGGGACCTTCACGCATGACCTTGAGGGCCACCTTGCGTTTGGTGGCTCTCTGGACGGCCTGATAGATCACTCCCTGGCCACCGCGGTGGATCTCGCGGACGATCTGGTAACCCGGAATAATGTCCTGCGCGGGAGACTCGGCGAAAACCTCGCGAAGAAGAGAGGCATCACCTTCAGTATCATGCTGCAGGCCGCTTGAGGCCGCATCAGTCGGAGCCGGTGCGGGCACACGACCCGCTGAACCAGCCAGTTCCCTGGTCTCAGCGGACACCTGGTTAGCCGGTCCGATCGATTCCTGCCGGATTCCGATCGGGTTCGTACCGTCTCCGGAACCGGGCCGGATATCATGGTCATGGGCTTGGTCATCCGGCATGTTGGCACCCTTGAGACGTTTCGTGAGAAACGTGCTCGCTCCACCCGAAAACCCCGGAGTTCGGTCGTCCGCGATTTGACCGTGGTGCGGACGCTCTCACCAGACTGGGCCATCGATCGTGGCTCCGGCTCCGAGGACCAGATTCGCAGCCAGTTCTCGTCAAACACGGGCGGGGCAATGCGCAGATATCCCTTCGTCGGATCGCCTTGCGCGTGCCGCCGGATCCATTCTCTGCCCGTCCTGAATTGTAGTCGCCAGCCCAGGCGTGGTCCTCCGACACGGGGCAACCGATCCTCCGACCACACGCGTGGCCGATGGATCGTCCACCGAGCGAAGGGTTCTGGCATACTATCGGGCGTTGACGTCCTGGCGAAACGCTCGACGCTTCTCCGTCAGATGAGTTTCCTGGAGTAAGCCAGCCAATCGGCGTAGCGAGCCGTGTCGCGGCCGCCCCTGCCGCGCCGGAATCGGACGGACGGAAGCGGTTCGCCGCGTAAGCGGGTTGCCGCGGATCTGCAGGTTACTGTCCGCCAGGGTCGGCGAAGGGATCTGGCTGCCAGCCGGCGGAGTGGTCGGCGCGTGAACGTCCAGCGTGGCATAGGCCGTCTGTGTTCCGGCCGGATTGTAGAAGATGTTGTTGTACACATACACGTTGCGGTTGGGAATGATGTCGTCGACCATGGCGTCGCCGGCCGGGTTGGTCGGGGCAGGGCACCAGCCGCCCGCGGCCAGGAAACCGTTGCAGATCGTATCCGCGTTGTTCGCCCCGTTGTCGGTGGTGTCTTGGCAACCGTGCGTGCCGCGGCCCAAGAGGATCATGCCGAACCCTGCAGCGTCACCGGCGACGCGATAAGCGGTGTTGTAGGCGATCAGGATGTTGTAGCCGCCCTGTACGCCGACCGCGTTGCCCTCGATGTCGTGGATGACGTTGTTGACGAACTTGATGTCGTACACCTCGTAGTGCAGCCAGGGCGACTGCATGATCTCGAAATTCGTGGCCTGCCCGGCGGAGAATCCGAGGTGGCAGTTGTAGAACTCGTTTCCAGCGACGGCAATGTACGCGGTTCCGCCCTTGAGGTAGGTAGCCCAGTCGCCTGCGAAATCGTGGATCGAGCTGTTGAGGATGTGCCCGCCCTGCACGGTGACCCAGTCGATGCCGGTCAGGTATCTTCTCTGCCTCAACCGACGCTTGGATTCCGCTTGGGCTTCGGCGTTCTCTCGAGAGGCTACCATCCCGAGGCGCGTCTCGGACTTCCCGGTCGGGCAGTCAGGACCTATACTTGGGCAGCGGGGACGAGGCTGGCGGGCAAGGCTGCCCTGCAGACAGAGGTTCCGATGGCATCGCTCGATGAGAAGTTGGCGAAGATGCAGGAAATCCTCCGCTCGCTGAAGCGGGTGGCGGTAGCGTTCTCGGCCGGTGTGGACTCGACGTTTGCCCTGAAGGTGGCCGTGGACACCCTGGGGCCGGTCAACGTGGTGGCCGTCACGGCCAAGAGTGACAGTCTGGCTGAGGCCGAGTTTCTGGAGGCCGTGAAGCTGGCCGACCAGTTGGGCGCCGAGCACGTCATCATTGAGACCCGTGAGTTCGACAACCCCGACTATCGGGCGAACCCGGCCAACCGGTGCTACTACTGCAGGAGCGAGCTTTACGAGAGGCTGGACACCTTCCTGGTTGAACGCGGACTGCGCGCGGCCGTCAGTGGCATCAACGCCGACGACTACGCCGACTGGCGACCCGGGATTCTGGCTGCCAGGGAGCATGGTGTCCGGGCGCCGTGTGCCGAAGCCGGCATGACCAAAGAGGACATCCGAGGGCTCAGTCGGCGATTGGGTTTGCCGACATTTGACAAGCCGGCCATGCCCTGTCTTTCGAGTCGGATCCAGTATGGCGAGGAGATCACGACCGAGAAGCTGAAACGCATTGAGCGGTCGGAAGCGTTTCTGCGGTCGCTCGGCTTCCGCGAATGCCGAGTTCGACATCATCACAACCTTGCCCGGATCGAATTGCCCGTATCCGACCTTGATCGGGCGATGGTCCCGGCGACTCGCGCCCGCATCGACGCCGCGCTCCGCGAGTATGGCTATCAGTACGTGGCGATCGATCTTCGCGGCTTCCGGAGCGGGAGCATGAACGAGGTCATTGCGTTCGGAGAGCGACAGAAAGGGGAATAGGGAGCACGCCGCAGTGCTCGGCGGGCAAGGTGCGAGCCGGGTGTGTGAGCTGCACCGCTGGCGTAACCCAGGTTGCGGAGACGGATTCACTTCCAGCATGGTACTTCAAGGCCCTGGCAGCATCAGCTGAACGCTCGGTGCACGAGTTCGGGCAGGACCGTTCCTGCAGTGCCGCGAAGCCCGATGTCGCCCCTGGCGGGTCCGGAGCCGATGACGATGACGGTGGCGCCGTTGGCGCTGGCCTCGAGCGGCAGGGAGGCGGCCGGGAAGACCGAGCCGGAGGTTCCCACGGCGATCATGCAGTCGCAATCGTGGCTCGCGGCGACGGCGTCGGGCCAATCGGGTTCGGCCATGGCCTCGCCAAAGAGGACGATAGAAGGCCGATAGAGTCCGCATCGCCCGATGCCGAAGAAGGGGCGGATGGCGGCGAGCATGGCGGTTCTCGGAAACGAGCCGATCATCGCCTTTTTAAGGGCCGCGACGATGTCGAGCATCTGCGGTCGGGTGAGGATGCTGACCGTGCCTCCCCGGCGGTATACGATCTCGAAGAGTGATCCGTGGACCTCATGGACGCGGGTGCTTCCAGCCTCCTGGTGCAGTCGGTCCACGTTCTGGGTAACGACGGTGACGTGGGTGTGAGACTCGAGAGCGGCGATGGCCTTGTGGCCGGCGTTGGGCGCGGCCTTGGCGACCGGTTCGAGCAGTGCGACGGTGAATTCTCCCACTCGCCGAGGGCTGCCCGCCGCGGTGGCGAGAAGGCCGCCCATAGTGGCAAACTGATCTGGCGGGAAGTGGCTCCAGAGACCGTCGGAGTCTCGGAAGGTCGGGATGCCGCTTTCCGCCGAGATACCCGCCCCGGTGAACACGACGACCTTGCCGGCGTGGCGCAACAACTCGGCCGCGCGATCCATCAACACATCGTCCCTGCCCACGACCTGTTTCCTCGAATCCGCGACCCGACACGCGGCCGTGGAGACACCACCATCGTACGCCGCGGACTGTCCGATGTCATCCACCGATTGAGGGCGGGCAGTGTACGATTCGACGGGCTGGATTGCCGGGTAGGGGTGAGGGTGCCTGCGACCGTATCGGGCATGGGAGAGGCGTCGAGGACGGGGTCTGTAAGTTGAGCATGGGCAATCTGCATGTGCGAATCGTCCGGTCCCCCAGCACAGGGTCACGGTCACGACCAAACGAACCCAAGCTCGCCGCCCTGACAGGACCGCCGGAACAGGACCGGTAGCCCGCGGACCCGACTGCCTGACACGCTGAAGCCGAGCGGGGACGGTGCTGGATTGGTTTGGGCGTGACGTTCAAGCCTGGGAGGCAGCCAAGCCGCTTTCTGGCAGCAATATCACCACAGGTGACCCGCGGCGAGCGGCTTGTCCGGGACTCCTTTTGACCGTCGGGGGCCCGTGCGGTAATCTCATTAGTCTGATTGGCATGGGGACGAGGTCTGAAAAGGAAATCGATGGAAGGAGCTTGGGCTCCAAGGTACGGAGGACAGTCCATGATCCACCAGAGCAATCGACGCGAGTTTCTGCAGCGTACCGCCCTGGCCGCTACGGCCGCCGGTGCGGTTGGCAGCACTGCCATGCCTACTCGGGCCGAGGATGCCCTGCCCGCTGGCGGAGAGGGCAAGAAGCCAGCGGTGCTGAAGATATCCGCCCAGGAAGGCGTCGTTCCGGGCAGGAGCCTCTCTGAGAAGCTGGACAACATGGAGAAGTGGGGATATGTCGGGTTAGAAGTGGGCGGCGGCAATCTACCGAAGCGGGTAAAGGAATTGCAGGACGCGCTCAAGGGCCGCCCGATCAAGATGAGCGCGATCTGTGCCGGGTTTCAGGGCTGGCTGATCAGCGACGACAAGGATACCCGGGAGAAGGCCCTGTCGTCGATGAAGGAGATCCTGACCGCCGCAGGCGAAGTCGGCTCCACCGGGCTGATCATCGTGCCGGCGTTCAACGGGCAGAAGTCGGTGCCTCACAAGCAGGCCCGAGAGATGCTGACCGGCTTCACCCGCTGGGACCGGTCCAACGACAAGGCCAGAACGTCGCTGCTCGGGGAGCTCGGCGAGCACGCCGCGAAGGCTGGAACCCGAATACTCCTTGAGCCTCTCAATCGCGATGAGTGCTATTTCTTGCGGACGCTGGCCGACGGGGCATCGATCTGCCGTGACGTGAACAGCCCGGGCATCGCCCTGATGGGTGACTTCTGGCACATGACCTGGGAAGAGACCTGCGACATGGGAGCGTTCCTGAGCGCCGGCAAGTACCTGCGTCACGTTCACATCGCGAGTCGCAAGGACCGTAAGACGCCGGGTGAGGACGGCGAGGCCGACAACTACATCAACGGCTTCAAGGGCCTCAAGATGATCGGCTACCAGGACTACATCAGCCTGGAGTGCGGTTGCCGGGGCGATCGTAACGAGGCGATTCCGGCGGCGGCCAAGCTGATTCGCGAGCAGTGGGCCAAGGCATAGCCCCTGGGGTGTGGCGAGGTCCCGGGGATGTGGAGGGAATGACCTGGAGCGACTAACTGCCATGATCCGCCCTGGACAGCAATGTTCTACCGCAAGCCCTTGGGCCAACGTAGTCGGTATCGAATGCGGGGGTTTTGTCGGGTGTTTGGCCGGGAGGCGGTAGTGCCGTATCTTCTGCGACCGGTGAATGCTTGCAAAGCATTGGAAATAAGGTGGTTAAAGTAGCCTGGCGCCCGTAGCTCAGCAGGATAGAGCACCGGTTTCCTAAACCGGGGGTCACAGGTTCGAATCCTGTCGGGCGCGATTTCTGGCCGAGGAGCCCCCCATTCGGTTGTCACTGCAGCCTTGCCGTTGCAGGGCAGACGTGCCTCTGTCGATCGGGGGCATCCACAACGAGCGACTGCGTGGAGTCCATCCACATCTGGCAAACCGGGCGGGATAGCCGCTTCCCAGTACTGAGACTGGCGTCAACCGTCCGCTGGCCAACGCGATGGCGGCCGCGGGCATGGGTAACCGGACCACGCAGATGCAAGGATTAGGGCGACAGCCGGGCTTTTGCGATCGCGATTGTCCTCCAGTCTAGGCGGAATCTCGGATGGATCTTGGCGTAATTCCCACCCCGTAAGGTCACAGATTCCCAGGCCTGCAAACCGATATCAAGTGGGGAAAGAGGGAAGAAGTGTTCTCGGCGGAAGCGGGTTCAAGTCGCGCTTTATGATTGGCGACATTCGCTTGCATCCTGATCTCGCAAGTGATTCAATGGAGGCATCCTCGCGGTGATTCAGTGGAGGGATCACTGTCTTCCGCAATGCCGCACGGGCAAACGGAACGGGAAGCAGAAGCGAACTACGGGAGCCGATTTCAATTCCTCTTGTGCCAGAGGCGCAGACATGACTCTTCCATTTGTCTCTGAAAACGTCCTGCTCCGATCGCGCGTTGCCGGTTGCGTATTCGCCCTCGCAGCCGTACTCGCTTTCCAAGCCATCGGGCTTTCGTCTGTCGCAGCGGCCGATCCGGCGCCGACGGCACCTGGCCCGACGGCGTCCTCTGGCTTTCAGTACCCTTCGCCAGATTACGGGGCGAGCCCGAAAGCACCCCAGACGTTTGTCGGGCAAGGGTTGGTGCCAGCTCCGGCCGAGAGCGCACCAGCGAACGCGGCCGATGACACTTCGAACGTCGCGCCCTCCAAGCCGACGGTGCCTCCGACGTCTCCCACTGCGGCGTCAGGCGGGAGCATGGGCAAAGCTCTGCCTACCGCCGCGGGGCTCTCGCCAGCCGATTTCGACAATGATGGGGACGTGGACCTGGACGACCTGCTGCATTTCACGACCTGCCTTTCCGGTGCGGGGCTGCCCCCGTCGGATCCGGCCTGCAGCGATGCTGATCTGGATCACGACAGTGACGTGGACCTGGACGACTTCGGACTTTTCCAGATCATGCTGAGTGGTCCCGGGCCCACGGCGGAAGCGGGCGGGCCCTACAGGGTGGTCGAGTCTGCGGTCCAAGACGTTTTGGGCGGGCTGTGGCCAGTGACGCTGGACGGCCGGGGCTCACACGCTGGCGATCCGGGCGACCCGATCGTCTCCTACTTGTGGGAAGGACACCTGTTCCGCAAGGAGACGTTTGACGGAGCGACGCTGGATACCGCCCGCTGGAACGCGGCCAACGCGGTGCAGAACGACAATGTCACCGTCACCGGTCAAAATGGCTGGGGACCTTCGTACGTCTTCACTCAGGAACCGCTCGATCGTGCCGAGGGGATCAAGATCCAAGCCCGAGTTACGTGTCCCTCGCTGTGCCATGCGATGTGGGGTATCAAGCATAACGTCGCATCGACGAGCTATACGGCGATGCCGTATGCGATTTACTTCAGGGACAACGGGTATCTCCACATCTACGAGGACGGAAGCGACCGCGGCCACGTGGGCTATTACTCGGCCGGCACGACTTACGAAGTCAGAATCGATGTCAAGCCGGTAACCGGCGCCAGTTACTACATTCGTCCGCCCGGCTGCGCGGAATGGCTCCCGCTCTATGACTCAACCTATGGCGGAGCCAGCGGTTTTGTGGCGGGTCTCACGGTTCATTCCGCCTCGGTGTCGATGGACGACCTGTTCCATCCCACGAAGAGTATGGCGGGCGATGTAGCGGAGTGCTGGATCGCGGCGGCGGGGGAAGCCAAGCTCACGGTGACCAACGTCACGGGCCAGACGGGCACGGACACGGCGTCAATCGGGATTGACGGCCAAGTTCCGACGGCGGTTTGCGGGGGGCCCTACCACGGGCCGCTGGGTGCCATTGTAGCCTTCGATGCCCTAAACTCGGTTGACGACGTCGCGATCACCCATTACGCGTGGGACTTTGGCGATGGGGGAACGGCGACCGGGCGTTATGTCAAGCACGCCTTCGCGGCCGCGGGCACCTACAACGTGACGCTGACGGTTCGGGATCATGCCGGGCAGACGGGTACGGCCGCAACCACGGCGACGATTGAAGCGATGGCCGTCTGTGTTCCCTGGGAATACGATCGGCGGAGCGGCCGGGAAGTACCGCACTCGGTCTGGGACGGGCTGCAGACGCGGGTGAAGGCCGTGCTCTTCACGGATACGGCGGCGAATCAACTCACCTACAGCTGGGATTTTGGGGACGGTGATGCCCCGGCGACGGGCACCGTGAGCGACAAGCGGGCGCTCGAAACGAGCCACACGTACCGTGGACCGGCGGGTGCCTTGTACACAGCCACGCTCACGGTTCATGACCCGCAGCATGGCGATCTGGTGGACACCTACCCGGTTGAGATTCACGCCCGTGATCTGACCATCGAGGTCAATGCCGCGATCGATGAAGGGCTTTGGTGGCTGCACAAGAATCAGACTATCGGCGGTACGGGCAGCGTCGACTACTACTGGCGTTCGTATGGCGGCTACTGGATGGGTTCGACGGCCTCGACCCTTCACGCGATGGAGATCAACGGGCACGTGCCCACCCGGTCGGCGGGACAGGATCCGTACGCCGAGGATGTGTCCAGGGCCCTGGACACGATGTTCACCGGTCTAACCCGCTACTGGATCGGCCCGCAGACTTACGGCGATCCGGATTCGAACGCGAACACCGTCGGTCTTTCGGTCAACTCGGACCGTCCGATCTATGAAGGTGGGATGGTGATGGATGCGATCGCGGCCAGCGGCGCACCGGACCTGATGGCCTGCCGGGGCGATGCATTCGCGTTAGGACGGACTTATCGCGAGATTGCCCGGGAGATGGCCGATCAGTACGCCTGGGGTCAGACAGACCGAGGCGGCTGGCGATACTCCTGGAACTCGGATGACGACAACTCCGCCTGTCAATGGGCGGCGATCGGCTTCATGGGAACCAAGACTGCCTTTGGCTTGGACGCTCCCAGCTGGGTCAAGGACCGTAATGATCTCTGGCTCACCCAGAGCTACAACGGCACCGGGTTTGGCTACACCGGGGCTGGCAACGGTGAAGCGACGACACCTTCGGGCATGGTG encodes the following:
- a CDS encoding iron dicitrate transport regulator FecR, which gives rise to MGRDDVLMDRAAELLRHAGKVVVFTGAGISAESGIPTFRDSDGLWSHFPPDQFATMGGLLATAAGSPRRVGEFTVALLEPVAKAAPNAGHKAIAALESHTHVTVVTQNVDRLHQEAGSTRVHEVHGSLFEIVYRRGGTVSILTRPQMLDIVAALKKAMIGSFPRTAMLAAIRPFFGIGRCGLYRPSIVLFGEAMAEPDWPDAVAASHDCDCMIAVGTSGSVFPAASLPLEASANGATVIVIGSGPARGDIGLRGTAGTVLPELVHRAFS
- a CDS encoding sugar phosphate isomerase/epimerase, encoding MIHQSNRREFLQRTALAATAAGAVGSTAMPTRAEDALPAGGEGKKPAVLKISAQEGVVPGRSLSEKLDNMEKWGYVGLEVGGGNLPKRVKELQDALKGRPIKMSAICAGFQGWLISDDKDTREKALSSMKEILTAAGEVGSTGLIIVPAFNGQKSVPHKQAREMLTGFTRWDRSNDKARTSLLGELGEHAAKAGTRILLEPLNRDECYFLRTLADGASICRDVNSPGIALMGDFWHMTWEETCDMGAFLSAGKYLRHVHIASRKDRKTPGEDGEADNYINGFKGLKMIGYQDYISLECGCRGDRNEAIPAAAKLIREQWAKA
- a CDS encoding serine/threonine protein kinase, coding for MPDDQAHDHDIRPGSGDGTNPIGIRQESIGPANQVSAETRELAGSAGRVPAPAPTDAASSGLQHDTEGDASLLREVFAESPAQDIIPGYQIVREIHRGGQGVIYQAVQRATKRKVALKVMREGPFASKRETARFEREVEVLGQLNHPHIVNIHDSGVASGSHYFVMDYISGQSLAEWTRARLRTIREILHLFARICEAVNAAHLRGIIHRDLKPGNILIDHEGGPHILDFGLAKVAIGMEASVMTETGQFMGSLPWAAPEQAEAVPAKIDLRTDVYSLGVILFQMLTGQSPYRPVGSILELLHDIVNVEPAKPSSIRHEIDDEVDTIVLKCLSKERERRYQTAGELARDIGHYLGGEIIEAKRDRPLYILRKYLRRYRLPVAVAAGFVLMLATGLLIALILLGQVAKERALAQDRERTAQSAYADGALEEGTALHLAGQGQASRAAFRRARDALTGLGLSPLPSEVGLYRSFRDYDAPIQTLSGHLDGLMAVAWMPDGVHACSASEDGTVKLWDVRTGREIRTFIGHAGAVHCLAVSPDGKYILSGGEDRSARLWHVETGEEDRPAFTQTGPVRGVAFSPDGRSVLFVPATAGGAVLLGDVHRREIIRSFKASDKDPRSYYGVAFSPDGRRVLATTYERDIWIWNSATGQVLQTLSGHTGYVISAAFSPDGDRVLSASFDQTLRLWNVQTGKEIRAFRGHTAGVRGAVFVGRGEMALSCSMDGSIRIWSLDGKRRIWSLGGYEVCRILAGHDGGGKRPPEPWGAGPERGRVRSWTQRGNEAWKRRRVARRSCLRSA
- the larE gene encoding ATP-dependent sacrificial sulfur transferase LarE translates to MASLDEKLAKMQEILRSLKRVAVAFSAGVDSTFALKVAVDTLGPVNVVAVTAKSDSLAEAEFLEAVKLADQLGAEHVIIETREFDNPDYRANPANRCYYCRSELYERLDTFLVERGLRAAVSGINADDYADWRPGILAAREHGVRAPCAEAGMTKEDIRGLSRRLGLPTFDKPAMPCLSSRIQYGEEITTEKLKRIERSEAFLRSLGFRECRVRHHHNLARIELPVSDLDRAMVPATRARIDAALREYGYQYVAIDLRGFRSGSMNEVIAFGERQKGE